A genomic stretch from Leishmania donovani BPK282A1 complete genome, chromosome 36 includes:
- a CDS encoding dihydrolipoamide acetyltransferase precursor, putative — translation MLRRRAVSKLATPAALRFLTITPIPMPALSPTMEKGKITEWCKQPGDVIRPGDTFCNVETDKAIVSYDNATEEGFFARVITSAGEETAVGQTVCLIVDEKEGVHSDEVKNWKPEAEEAPAAAAEEAPAAPAAATPVAAAPVAVSGDRVKASPYARKMAAEKNVSLSGIKGTGGGVGRITSKDVAAAVASGTASSAAEVAAPAKTAAAAALAAPAKPAAAKGTPPANPNFIDIPVTTMRSVIAKRLHQSKNLEIPHYYLFDDCRVDNMLALIKQLNAKGNGEYKITVNDYIVKAVARANILVPEVNSSWQGDFIRQYATVDVSVAVATPTGLITPIIRNAQAKGLVEISKETKALAKKARDGTLQPSEFQGGTCSVSNLGATGIPGFTAIINPPQAMILAVGSAKPRAEIVKSEETGEFEMTGRVENVVNFSASFDHRIVDGALGAKWFQHFHDAMENPLSLLL, via the coding sequence atgctccgccgccgtgccgtctCGAAGCTGGCCACGCCAGCTGCCCTTCGCTTCCTCACCATCACCCCGATTCCCATGCCCGCGCTCTCCCCCACTATGGAGAAGGGCAAGATCACGGAGTGGTGCAAGCAGCCGGGTGACGTCATTCGCCCCGGCGACACCTTCTGCAACGTCGAGACCGATAAGGCTATCGTGTCGTACGATAACGCAACTGAAGAGGGCTTCTTCGCCCGCGTCATCACCTCTGCTGGCGAGGAGACGGCCGTGGGTCAGACAGTGTGCCTCATCGTCGACGAGAAGGAGGGTGTCCACTCCGACGAGGTCAAGAACTGGAAGCCtgaggccgaggaggcgccagctgcggctgccgaggaggctcctgctgcccctgccgctgcaACCCCTGTGGCTGCCGCCCCTGTGGCGGTGTCTGGTGACCGCGTGAAGGCATCGCCGTACGCTCGCAAGATGGCTGCGGAGAAGAACGTGTCATTGAGCGGCATCAAGGGcaccggtggtggtgtgggtCGCATCACGTCCAAGgacgtggcggctgccgtggcaaGCGGCACTGCCAGCTCGGCTGCAGAGGTGGCTGCACCTGCCaagactgctgctgctgcggcactggCTGCCCCCGCGAAGCCCGCGGCAGCCAAGGGAACGCCTCCAGCGAACCCCAACTTCATCGACATTCCGGTGACGACGATGCGATCTGTCATCGCGAAGCGCCTGCACCAGTCCAAGAACCTGGAAATTCCGCACTACTACCTCTTCGACGACTGCCGCGTCGACAACATGCTGGCCCTCATCAAGCAGCTGAACGCGAAAGGTAATGGCGAGTACAAGATCACCGTGAACGACTACATCGTCAAGGCTGTTGCGCGCGCCAACATTCTGGTGCCGGAGGTGAACTCCTCCTGGCAGGGCGACTTCATCCGCCAGTACGCCACCGTTGACGTCTCGGTGGCTGTGGCCACGCCGACTGGCCTCATTACCCCGATCATCCGCAACGCGCAGGCGAAGGGTCTCGTAGAAATATCGAAAGAGACAAAGGCTCTagcgaagaaggcgcgcgaCGGTACGCTGCAGCCCAGTGAGTTCCAGGGTGGCACGTGCTCCGTGTCGAACCTCGGTGCCACGGGCATCCCCGGCTTCACAGCCATCATCAATCCCCCGCAGGCGATGATTCTCGCCGTCGGCTCCGCCAAGCCGCGCGCTGAGATTGTAAAGAGCGAGGAGACGGGCGAGTTCGAGATGACCGGCAGAGTAGAGAACGTCGTGAACTTTTCGGCGTCCTTTGACCACCGCATCGTCGATGGCGCGCTCGGCGCCAAGTGGTTCCAGCACTTCCATGACGCCATGGAGAACCCGCTGTCACTTCTGCTGTAG